Genomic DNA from Neisseria lisongii:
TGCATTTTGTTGGAGCAGCTTGAGGATTTTCAAATCGATTTTATCGAGTTTTTTCATATTGCCAATCTCTTTTTACCGGATATTATTTAGGGATAAAACCAAAAAAAATCGGAAAATAAAGTGAAATAAACTATGAAAATTTCACTACACTAGACTACGTTTTGCTGCTTGAAGCAGCCGGCAGCAGTATATCAGGAAAACTGCTGTTGATTGCAAATAAACAGAGTGTCCGGTGATCGTTGGCAGCGATATTTCCCAGATATTTTATGCCTGACGATACCCGCAAAGGAGAGAAACAATGAAAACAGTTGTATTGGGTGCCGGTATTGCCGGTGTCAGCACCGCATGGTTTTTGCTGCAGGCTGGGCATGAAGTAACCGTTATCGACCGTGCCGAATCATCGGCGATGGAAACCAGTTTTGCCAATGCCGGCCAGCTTTCCTACGGCTATACCACGCCGTGGGCTGCGCCGGGGATTCCGACCAAGGCGGCAAAATGGCTGTTTAAAGAACATTCGCCGCTGATTCTGCGTCCGGACGGCAGCCTGTATCAGCTGCAATGGCTGCTGAAAATGCTGAAAAACTGCAACGAGGCCAGCTACCACATCAACAAAGAACGCATGGTGCGGATTTCGGAATACAGCCGTGAAATGTTCCGCCGCTTCGAAGCCGAAACAGGCCTGAATTTCGAAGGCCGCAACAAGGGAACCCTGCAGATTTTCCGTACCGAAAAAGAAGTGCAGGCGGCAGAGAAAGATATTGAAGTATTGGCGGCTTACGGCGTGCCATACAGCCGTCTGAAAGCCGAAGAATGCCTGCAATTCGAACCGGCGCTGCATCATGCGGTGAACAAAATCGCCGGTGCGCTGCATTTGCCAAACGATGCCACGGGCGACTGTCATCTGTTTACCCAACGATTGCAGAAAATGTGCGAAGAAAAAGGCGCTGTGTTTGCCTTTAACCGCAACATCGAGCGGATTGAAACGGCGGGCAAACGGGTAACGGCGGTTTATGCGGGAGGCGAACGTTTTGAAGCAGAACATTTTGTCTGCGCCTTGGGCAGCTTCAGCCGTCAGGCAATGGCGCAGCTGGGCTTGGATTTGCCGGTGTATCCGGTCAAAGGCTATTCGCTGACCTTGCCGGTCGTTAATAGCGACGAAGCGCCGGTGTCCACCATTTTGGATGAAACCTATAAAGTCGCCATTACCCGC
This window encodes:
- a CDS encoding D-amino acid dehydrogenase — encoded protein: MKTVVLGAGIAGVSTAWFLLQAGHEVTVIDRAESSAMETSFANAGQLSYGYTTPWAAPGIPTKAAKWLFKEHSPLILRPDGSLYQLQWLLKMLKNCNEASYHINKERMVRISEYSREMFRRFEAETGLNFEGRNKGTLQIFRTEKEVQAAEKDIEVLAAYGVPYSRLKAEECLQFEPALHHAVNKIAGALHLPNDATGDCHLFTQRLQKMCEEKGAVFAFNRNIERIETAGKRVTAVYAGGERFEAEHFVCALGSFSRQAMAQLGLDLPVYPVKGYSLTLPVVNSDEAPVSTILDETYKVAITRFDNRIRVGGMAELSGYGLALPQERYETLSLVVNDLYPNGGDLSQAKFWSGLRPMTPDSTPIIGATRFDNLFLNTGHGTLGWTMSLGSAKITADLICGVQPEVRYDDLALTRYAA